The window taaaatattttataaaacattaattcctaataaggaaattaaattttatattttagattttcttaaaaaaggaatattttcaattaaacagTATCATAACGAAAAACAACACTGTTATTCTAttgatcaaacaaaaataagcttATATTTAACAAAGCATTTAGAAAAAGACATCTACAGATATTATAACGAAAATATAGGATCCTTCAAAGATTAtctaaatttatgcaaaaaatttataattttgaaatatttcgtTAGTGATTTGTAAATAACTTctagattttgtttttataaaaataaaattatttaatattaaaattttcaatctattatttcttaattaaaatttttttttaatttaataaatgatatttttatttatatatttcattaattaaaaaatttaatttattaagagtaaaaataaaatttaaattttattatagtttttcgatttttatatcaaaatattaattttatattaacgcATATtacgtaatttttattaaaaattatttgttatttaatatattatttttatatttatactaaaatataatgttaaatatatgaatattaccTTAGTTTATTGTTTATCAATaataagaaatacttttattatatgcaCCAATGATGGAAAAGatgaatttgaagaaataacgATATGCTCAGATCAAAATAGTCCTAAAGATGATAAACCtgaaaaacaactaaaaaataattcaaatatcttAAAAGATAATACTGATGACAATGTTAAGgaacaagaagaaaaagattGTTGtcctttcattaaaatttttaataaaacaaaggaaaaaagatccgaaaataaaggaaaaaacgatgctaatgatttctttttaaacctTAGCAATGGGAATCCTCTCTGCTTAAGCTTAATAATGCGTCTTAGGTCTCTTATCggttatttactaaaaataagagTTCTAAGAAATAATGTTATTCAGTATCTTGCAGAGAATACGCAATTAGacgaaaatattgttttaaacatAATTGAAGCATTTTTCcctaattgtattaataaaaaaaagaataaaagaaatggAATTTTTGGGTACGACAATTCTACAACTAatgaagttaataaaaataaatatccagcCGATGAGTTTGAAAAAAGCAAGTATTTTTCAGACATTAAATTTGAGGATTTAAAAACAACATGTCAAGTCGaagataataattcaaattctgGTGAAACGACTCTAGAATCATCTATATCTCATACTCTAATGACAGAAATTTCAGATAGTTTTGAATTTTCAGAGAATCCAagtattgaaaagaaaaatttagataatgacaaggatgataataaaaaagaagaactacatgataaagtagaaaataaatcttctaGTTATTGTAACGTTGATATTGAAAATTCAGGCGAAAATAATAGCAGTACCAccaatactgaaaaaaataatgaggatgaaaaaaaaataaacaaatacgaagaagattaaaataattaaaaaattttaatacaaatttccaaatatagtaatagattttatttatgaaagtcTTATAATAATTCTTCCATTATCTTTTGTTGTATATCTTTCTTGTTGTTTTAATATTGTAAGAGCTCTTGTAACCTTTTCTCTATAAatttcagtatttttatttttattgagctCTGcgactttaaaaattaaattttcaatattttttgcgGAATTtacaatcataattttattgatatcaaCTATAACAGAATTTATATCATCAATAGCCTCTTCACTAGTCATTCCTTCAACATTAACTCCTTCTTTTGCAGCTTTAAGAGTAGATACTTCAAATATTCTAATTGCTTCATTAACATCCTCATCAATTACTTCGAATCGTAAATGAAATTTAGCATGAGCTTCTGAAAATCTTATGATAGCCTCAAGCTGTCGCACTGTTATGGGAACAGTTGAATCAAAAGATctcatttcaatataaaaagacTTCAAAAGAGTCTTTGCAGAATGTGTTAACGATGGTGTTAAAGAGCTTGCATATTGAATATATCTCCTAATGAAGTTTATTTCGAAGATGTTACtttctttattgtttaaatttttatgttctttttcattttcttttaaatcttcATCATCATCTTTATGTAAATTAAGTACGTGTCTGGCTAAATCCTCATCTCTTTCAACGTCAATTGTatcttttagaagaaaaatagcATCAAACCGTGAAAGAATTGTAGTttccatttcaatattttctgcAATACTCTTCAAACAATCATATCTTCCAAATGCAGGATTAGCAGCTGCCAAAATTGCAGTTCTTGTGTTAAGAATTGTTGAAATACCTGCTTTAGCTATAGAAATTGTTCCCTGTTCCATGGATTCGTGTATAGCAACTCTATCTGTAAAATTCATCTTATCGAATTCATCAATACAACAAATTCCTTTATCAGCCAAAACAAGGGCACCACCCTCCAGAACGAACTGAGAGTTCTTGCCTTTTATAACAGCAGCAGTCAGCCCAGCAGCAGAAGCTCCTTTTCCAGAAGTATAGACTGAGATAGGAGCAATTCTGGAAACAACTTTAAGTATTTGGGACTTTGCAACACCTGGGTCTCCCATCAAAAGGACATTAATAAAGCCACGAGTttgtataacattatttttagaaacacCTCCGAGCATCTGAAGCAGTAccgtttttttaatatcagtcATTCCATGTATTTGAGgtgaaattgaatttgaaaaagctTCGTAAAAATttttagttgaattttttttggaataaaaatctgaaatttCCGAGTCTGTAAAATTTTTTAGTGGCCCTTTTTTCTGTAAAACCCCAATCGATTTAAGACCTTCTATCTTCCAGATTCCTGTTATTTCAACAATTTGTCCAGGAGTTAAAAGATTTGTAAGATTTCCCTCCAATAAGACTTTAACATGTTTTGGTATTTCACCAATAGGAATATCTTCAAAAGGCTCTTGCAATTTACAATGCTGAACATCAACTTTTTCACACTTTTCAGGAATAATAACGTACGGATCAAGTCCACATTCAGGAGTACAACTTCGCAAAACTGttcttgaataaaaacttttcaaacaaattctacatgataaaaaaaatttttcagcttttacaaaaacattagaAACGCTTGTAACAATTCCTCTTATTCTTACGATTCTATTAAGTCGAGAAGCCTCCAATTCTctgaatttagaaattttttgtgaactgtgaaaattaatgaaaactttttattctctttttctgttaaatattcatcaattcttcttttaaaaagctCTGCATTTTTCTGGATAAATGAAAAGAGTTTTTGATCGTATTCATTTATATgttctaaaaatacaataagCTGTGGtgttaattttaagtaaatatgatTCCCATTTAGtgtaaattctttcaaaaattttgtaaatgataTTAATGGGTCGAACGATGGCTCATTAGATATTAAATCTATAGATGAAATTTGTggatttatattcataaataatttttttaataataataaaattttataaaagaaattgaaatatttatttaataattagaaatattaaaaaaaatctagatttggtaaataatactattgaaaaattattactaataataaatataagttttaacagttttaaattaagttttttttatgatgtacatatattttttattattctataagcAAGCATcaataaaacttaatattttttgtttttgaaaaaaaaaagaataccatatgctaaattcaaatataattaaagaattaataaataaagctattgaaattaagagaaaatatataaatattcataatgaagtgtgtgatttaataaataataccacTAATAATAGTGAAGAAAATTTTGTATCTAGTCGCGTAATAGACAGGGGCGAGGAAATTATTAAGTGAATTAAGAAAAGAATCactaaatgatattaaaaacataataagtgctttaaatgaaattaaaattcaataaaatagattcttcatttttttaataatatatattttattttctctaattgtttttataaaatcctGCATATTATTAAGAGTTTAATAATAGCCGAAAGCAGAGAAACAACTATTacttaacaatataaaaagattattgaattatatttttattgcaaaataataatttttaaattttaaaatataatatgttaagtaattattttttcaatcaaataattggggtttcaatatttaaaaggccaattatttaattataacgaaaaaattcaattccgagataaaagatttttaaagctttaattagACTGTAGACACAAAAAGTAGGCGAATGGCACAAATTtggtgaaaatatattaataccaACAAATAgagttaaaattgaaattataaaaagcttgttgtactttataaaatattttgctttataaattattttcagtaatgaggttaaaaatgaaaaataatcctGCATATAAACGCTATAGAAgattattacttataatttattaaaattcttgATTTAAAGTTATCTCATTCcgtcaattttttactttttttattttttttcctttttgggaACAAAAGATAGTGTTTATaaattccaatatttaatttataataaaaaaaattttgctttataaatttctttcaaaaaagacattaaaattgaaaatttcatctatattttaaagatttacaaaattttggaatcgaaaatatagttttatttttagaagaaaaaaatttatcttgtaataaatagtaaagttaataaaattgaataaaaaagtagaaaatcatataaattattatttaactaagaGTTTAATCACAGGCTTAGATagattaaaaagatttaataataattttatcaaatatttttaataaaacaatgaaaaattatatataaatgataatgaaaGACACAAGAAATATTgccataattatataaatgacaaaaagatcttataattaagaatattgaCAATAAATCTCATTAGTATGTAAactaaacatataattatttgaaaacatCTTATTATGGGATTATATTGAAGAATGtaaataatttcgaaaaaaaagataagacaATTAAAGTCactgatattattaaataaatgaacaaaaaccaaaaaatagcaatggaaattttttaattaaatcaaattataatgaaaGTGAAGTAATTATTGTCACGCTCCATATGGGCGACGCGCGCTGAGTCgggaacacaaaaaaaagataaaaaattaataaaatttttatttataagtttgttatttttaattgtgatttaaaatatcttttagttTTTCCACCAATAAAAACATCTAATATTCCGGTAATATTATCTATTGATAGTATTTGCCCAAcatcatattcataaaaattgtcaaatttgtttttttttgtcttaatattattatcaaagtctttttttatcataacaaACTCTCCaagaattaatttatcattttctatttttattggaGAATTTAGTTTCATTCTCAAATAGTAGTtagataatttatctttttctcttgaaatttctttatttgtgtaattatataataccgTATTGAATCCAATAGTATTCCTAAATAACATAAATGGAGATTTCTTCTTACCGTCATGTTcacttatattatatgaatatgatatataatttagtttattgaaccaaatttttttatcattatcctcttcaattatttttttgtttaaccaTCTCGTTATAGTCTGGTTATTACATTCAACTTGACCATTTGATTGTGGATGTCTTGGCCTTAAATGTTTGATCAGTATTTTATTCTCACTGCAAAATTCATTGAAATCCTTGTTTGAGAATTCTAATCTATTGTCACATTGGATTATTTTTGGGAACCCGTTAgcatagaaacattttttaatgttatctaagacctcttcctttttttttctttttaattttcttggcATTGAAAAGGATGAATATACATCTATtatgttcaatatatatttatatccttcATTGTCACTTTCATATCTAGATAAATCCACTAAATCAATCTGAAATCTTTTTAATGGTTtctttgcaataatatttttaatttcaataattttttttaaaggaaccaTTCTTGAACAGGTTTCACAATCCTTGACGATAGTTCTTATTATATCccttttaattctaaaaattttctTCCCTAAAAAAGCTTCAAGTTTGTTATAACCATAGTGAAAATCAGAATGTGCGAGTTTAGTTTTATGCTCCATTCTCTCAACACTTTCATCTGAAATTACAAGTTTATGGTTACCATCGTCTGGGGTTTTGTACAAATCTTCACCAATTACACAGAattctttggattttttagtgaatttgtatttttcacttCTTGGAAAGTTTCCTGGTAATTTACCTTCTTtcaaaaacactaaaaaattattatattcttctgTAGTCTTTATTaggttttttatttgcattattttattataaattatatttaaatgtattgaaCAAacaagtttatataaaaaaatatttaattatttagttatttttgtgtAATGGTCGAAGGTTTTAAGTAATTTCTTGGCAGCCATGTTCGAATCTTACAGATATTTTTCTGTTACTCGCATGAGGCTCCACATTTAT of the Lepeophtheirus salmonis unplaced genomic scaffold, UVic_Lsal_1.4 unplaced_contig_14415_pilon, whole genome shotgun sequence genome contains:
- the LOC121130953 gene encoding uncharacterized protein, with the translated sequence TVLRSCTPECGLDPYVIIPEKCEKVDVQHCKLQEPFEDIPIGEIPKHVKVLLEGNLTNLLTPGQIVEITGIWKIEGLKSIGVLQKKGPLKNFTDSEISDFYSKKNSTKNFYEAFSNSISPQIHGMTDIKKTVLLQMLGGVSKNNVIQTRGFINVLLMGDPGVAKSQILKVVSRIAPISVYTSGKGASAAGLTAAVIKGKNSQFVLEGGALVLADKGICCIDEFDKMNFTDRVAIHESMEQGTISIAKAGISTILNTRTAILAAANPAFGRYDCLKSIAENIEMETTILSRFDAIFLLKDTIDVERDEDLARHVLNLHKDDDEDLKENEKRYIQYASSLTPSLTHSAKTLLKSFYIEMRSFDSTVPITVRQLEAIIRFSEAHAKFHLRFEVIDEDVNEAIRIFEVSTLKAAKEGVNVEGMTSEEAIDDINSVIVDINKIMIVNSAKNIENLIFKVAELNKNKNTEIYREKVTRALTILKQQERYTTKDNGRIIIRLS